A single genomic interval of Lacrimispora sphenoides JCM 1415 harbors:
- a CDS encoding cache domain-containing sensor histidine kinase has translation MKYWKKRFMDMKIRDKMINSHIFIALIPFCFVGLLGIISSTREAERNVTQHTSLLVGQVQHTTDIYISSIEKTANMLIKIIEPMHLNKIPSAEDDRWNEYEAALKNSFETVAETHDEIAGILFATEHDMYVGTGMSRISRDPFIKEVWYEKAAASPGEMQIISNVTGRNIVTEAAYSIDDVFSVMKAVIDPETGERVGVLLFDVKHEIISSAIQDANIGENGFVFVLDEQNHLVYAPTNKIVYRIRPEWLWNEEEPVTAVTNGEKYQISYQKSAYTGWKTVSVSSYREIMGGINTMLIMFGWVLVLTILTVFIVAVKISETVTKPIVRLRNLMKETEKGNLSVRFEGNYLDEVSELGRRFNQMLERIQELMEEVYKEQENKRKAQLKAVQEQFKPHFLYNTLDTIGWMAREHSAYDIVHLVDALTNVFRISLSKGKDYITIEEEIRYISNYLYIQKIRYGPKVQYEIQAEEDCMEVILPKMILQPLVENSIYHGVKMKNGDGHLKITGRMEDDWVSLEVWDDGKGMEEEKVWELSRLLNEPGEAGRNRSFGLFYIKERLRIRYGEQFQVLVESKEGQGTRIVIRIPKEVQNDLEKG, from the coding sequence ATGAAATATTGGAAGAAAAGATTCATGGATATGAAAATTCGTGATAAAATGATCAATTCTCATATTTTTATTGCGCTCATTCCTTTTTGCTTTGTGGGGCTATTGGGGATTATCAGCTCAACCAGAGAGGCGGAGCGTAATGTGACCCAGCATACGTCTCTGCTGGTAGGTCAGGTTCAGCATACAACGGATATCTACATAAGCAGTATTGAAAAGACTGCGAATATGCTGATCAAGATTATTGAGCCAATGCATCTGAATAAGATCCCATCCGCTGAGGATGACCGCTGGAACGAGTATGAAGCAGCGCTGAAAAACAGCTTTGAGACAGTGGCGGAAACTCATGATGAAATTGCGGGCATCTTATTTGCTACGGAGCATGATATGTATGTGGGAACCGGGATGTCCAGAATCTCCCGGGACCCGTTTATCAAGGAAGTCTGGTATGAAAAAGCAGCGGCATCTCCAGGTGAAATGCAGATCATCAGCAATGTTACCGGAAGGAATATTGTTACGGAGGCCGCATACAGCATTGATGATGTATTTTCGGTAATGAAAGCTGTTATAGACCCGGAGACAGGGGAGAGAGTGGGCGTATTGCTGTTTGATGTAAAGCATGAAATTATTTCCTCTGCCATCCAGGATGCGAACATCGGTGAAAATGGATTTGTATTCGTCCTGGATGAGCAGAATCATTTAGTATATGCGCCTACCAATAAAATTGTCTACCGCATCCGCCCGGAATGGCTTTGGAATGAAGAAGAGCCTGTAACCGCGGTTACCAATGGGGAAAAGTATCAGATCAGCTATCAGAAATCCGCCTATACCGGCTGGAAAACTGTCAGTGTCTCATCCTACCGTGAAATCATGGGCGGAATCAATACCATGCTGATTATGTTTGGCTGGGTTTTGGTCTTGACAATTCTCACGGTATTTATTGTAGCGGTAAAAATTTCAGAAACGGTTACAAAACCGATTGTCAGGCTCCGCAACTTAATGAAGGAGACGGAAAAAGGAAATTTATCCGTTCGGTTTGAAGGCAATTATCTGGATGAGGTCAGTGAACTTGGCCGCCGGTTCAATCAGATGCTTGAGCGAATACAAGAACTGATGGAGGAGGTTTATAAAGAACAGGAGAACAAACGGAAAGCACAGCTAAAGGCAGTTCAGGAACAGTTTAAGCCGCATTTCTTATACAATACTCTGGACACCATAGGCTGGATGGCCAGGGAGCATTCTGCATATGACATTGTTCATCTTGTGGATGCTCTTACCAATGTTTTTCGAATCAGCTTAAGCAAGGGCAAAGACTATATTACCATTGAAGAAGAAATCCGATATATTTCCAATTATCTCTACATACAGAAAATTCGTTACGGGCCTAAGGTACAGTATGAAATTCAGGCAGAAGAAGACTGCATGGAAGTGATTTTGCCGAAAATGATCCTGCAGCCGCTGGTGGAAAACTCCATTTACCATGGGGTTAAGATGAAAAACGGAGACGGGCATTTAAAGATCACCGGACGAATGGAAGATGATTGGGTGAGCCTGGAAGTCTGGGATGACGGAAAGGGTATGGAAGAAGAAAAGGTCTGGGAATTATCCAGATTGCTAAATGAACCGGGAGAAGCCGGCAGAAACAGAAGCTTTGGTTTGTTTTATATTAAGGAGAGGCTGCGCATCCGGTACGGAGAGCAGTTTCAGGTATTGGTGGAAAGCAAAGAGGGGCAGGGGACGCGTATTGTCATACGGATTCCGAAAGAAGTTCAGAATGATCTTGAAAAAGGATAA
- a CDS encoding substrate-binding domain-containing protein, whose translation MEKRTKLLMVLLVSVFVFLGYRIYNGAITQTVYKSDVEYVIGVSQANMREAWRVALINEIQEEAGKYPNIRIVTADATSSVEKQEKDVDRLLDFGIDLLIISPCDSSRLTKKVGDVYQEGVPVIVMDRSVEGFDYNLFIGPDNNLIGKQGGECAAQLLENGKGKILELRATAGSLQSEERSDGFDSVIRDYPDIEKTVCDLKNDMKDPAYDAVFAMQAELKGVSLIFSNNDSVAFGAYEALKDRNLAEKIKVIGCDGFTGENEGVDLVRKGKLAATISCPTGGKEAVQYAINILRKESGVPKQVILRSHTIYPKNAGEYLAALDRESIDDGRRITVGYSQVGQESQWRLANTRSIQEAAREFNMELLFDSADQSQKKQIEAIRRFIKEKVDVIVVSPVVETGWDAVLKEAKEANIPVVMSDRRIEAGDDLTITYIGADFLEEGRRAMRWLKEHVKPEHGIVHILELQGSEGATPTEERKKGFFEILEENPQYQIVYTDYGDFTFEGGKQVVEEYIKSHTWDVDIIYSHNDDMALGAIKALEAHGLKPGQDITIVSVDATKEAFQAMIDGKLNCAVECSPLLGPPLMKAIRDMIAGKEMPLRIITEEKVYDQSDAETVIKTREY comes from the coding sequence ATGGAAAAAAGAACGAAATTACTAATGGTATTACTGGTATCGGTATTTGTGTTTTTGGGATACCGTATTTATAACGGGGCAATTACCCAGACGGTTTATAAAAGTGATGTGGAGTATGTGATCGGTGTTTCTCAGGCAAACATGCGGGAAGCATGGCGGGTTGCCCTGATAAATGAGATCCAGGAGGAAGCGGGAAAGTATCCCAATATCAGGATTGTAACGGCAGACGCCACCTCCAGCGTGGAGAAGCAGGAAAAGGATGTTGACAGGCTTCTGGATTTTGGCATTGACCTATTAATCATTTCTCCCTGTGATTCCAGCCGTCTGACAAAGAAAGTCGGAGATGTGTATCAGGAGGGAGTTCCTGTGATTGTTATGGACCGAAGCGTGGAAGGCTTTGATTATAATCTGTTTATCGGTCCGGACAATAATTTAATCGGGAAGCAAGGCGGAGAATGTGCTGCCCAGCTGCTTGAAAACGGAAAGGGGAAGATTCTGGAACTTCGTGCTACGGCCGGTTCCCTTCAGAGCGAGGAGCGAAGCGATGGATTTGATTCTGTGATCAGGGATTATCCTGATATAGAAAAGACTGTCTGTGATTTAAAAAATGATATGAAGGATCCGGCCTATGATGCAGTTTTTGCCATGCAGGCGGAACTAAAAGGTGTTTCCCTGATATTTTCCAACAATGATTCAGTAGCCTTTGGTGCATACGAGGCACTAAAAGACAGGAACCTTGCCGAGAAGATAAAGGTCATCGGGTGCGACGGCTTTACCGGAGAGAACGAAGGGGTAGATCTGGTGAGAAAAGGAAAGCTTGCAGCAACGATTTCCTGCCCTACAGGTGGGAAAGAGGCTGTGCAATATGCCATTAATATTCTTCGGAAGGAGAGTGGTGTTCCCAAGCAGGTTATATTAAGAAGTCATACGATCTATCCTAAAAATGCCGGTGAGTATCTGGCTGCTCTTGACAGAGAAAGTATCGACGATGGCAGGAGAATTACCGTAGGATATTCCCAGGTGGGACAGGAGAGCCAGTGGAGGCTTGCCAATACCCGCTCGATTCAGGAAGCAGCCAGGGAGTTTAATATGGAACTTCTTTTTGACAGCGCAGACCAGTCTCAAAAAAAGCAGATTGAAGCGATCCGGAGGTTTATTAAGGAGAAGGTAGATGTAATCGTAGTTTCTCCGGTGGTCGAGACCGGATGGGATGCGGTACTGAAAGAGGCAAAGGAAGCCAATATTCCTGTAGTAATGTCCGACCGCAGAATTGAGGCGGGAGATGATTTAACGATCACGTATATTGGTGCTGATTTTTTAGAGGAAGGGCGAAGAGCCATGCGCTGGCTAAAGGAACATGTAAAACCGGAGCATGGGATTGTTCATATATTGGAGCTTCAGGGAAGTGAAGGCGCGACGCCTACGGAAGAGAGAAAGAAGGGGTTTTTCGAAATATTAGAGGAGAATCCCCAGTATCAGATTGTATATACGGATTATGGTGATTTTACTTTCGAAGGAGGAAAACAGGTCGTTGAGGAATACATAAAAAGTCACACCTGGGATGTGGATATTATCTATTCCCACAACGACGATATGGCCCTTGGAGCGATTAAAGCATTGGAGGCACATGGATTGAAGCCGGGGCAGGATATAACGATTGTTTCCGTGGATGCGACGAAAGAAGCGTTTCAGGCAATGATAGACGGCAAGCTGAACTGCGCGGTGGAATGCAGTCCGCTTTTAGGTCCCCCGCTTATGAAGGCGATCCGGGACATGATTGCAGGAAAGGAAATGCCTCTTCGGATTATAACAGAAGAAAAGGTGTATGATCAGTCGGATGCGGAGACAGTTATCAAAACCAGGGAATATTAA
- a CDS encoding sugar ABC transporter ATP-binding protein yields MSAGNQLLTARNISKAFGKAVIALADVQFDLNRGEIHALLGENGAGKSTLIKVLTGVEAKDRGVIELEGRQINPRSTQEAQNEGISTVYQEVNLCPNLSVAENIYIGREPRNRFGTINWRKINADANELLDKFDLHINVTKNLDHYSVAIQQMVAIARASDIDAKVLILDEPTSSLSSAEVDKLFQIMRKLREEGMGIVFVTHFLDQVYEVTDRITVLRNGKYVGTYLTKELPRVELVGKMIGKDYAGLKEAMNAKRPEEAEGQEKETFIELVNVSSPGTVKGFELQVKMGEVLGFSGLLGSGRSETAKVLFGIDPVSEGEVKVKNEMAHLHSPLDAIRHGIAFCPENRKTEGIIGELSIWENIILALQVKRGIFHKISRKEAEELSKEYIEKLQIKTPGTEQLIKNLSGGNQQKVILARWLATDPEFLMLDEPTRGIDIGTKAEIQKIVMDLAGRGMAVLFISSEIDEMLRCCTRMIVLRDMKQVGELNGKEISEEAIMHIMAGGEVS; encoded by the coding sequence ATGAGTGCTGGGAATCAGCTTTTGACAGCGAGAAATATATCCAAGGCATTTGGGAAAGCAGTTATTGCTTTGGCTGATGTGCAGTTTGATTTAAATCGGGGGGAAATACATGCCTTGCTGGGGGAAAACGGTGCGGGAAAATCAACGCTCATTAAAGTGCTGACCGGAGTGGAAGCAAAAGACCGTGGAGTCATTGAGTTAGAAGGAAGACAGATCAATCCCAGATCCACACAGGAAGCGCAAAACGAAGGAATTTCAACGGTATACCAGGAAGTCAATCTTTGCCCCAATCTTTCCGTGGCGGAAAATATTTATATTGGGCGGGAACCGAGAAACCGGTTTGGAACCATCAATTGGAGAAAAATCAATGCCGACGCCAATGAACTGCTGGATAAATTTGATTTACATATAAATGTTACGAAAAATCTGGATCATTACTCTGTAGCGATCCAGCAGATGGTGGCCATTGCAAGGGCCAGCGATATTGATGCCAAGGTTCTGATCTTGGATGAGCCCACCAGCAGCCTTTCTTCCGCTGAGGTCGATAAGCTGTTTCAAATTATGAGAAAGCTCCGCGAAGAGGGCATGGGAATTGTTTTTGTTACACATTTTCTGGATCAGGTGTATGAAGTCACTGACAGAATCACCGTACTTCGAAACGGAAAATATGTGGGAACCTATCTGACGAAAGAGCTGCCAAGAGTAGAACTGGTGGGAAAAATGATAGGCAAGGACTATGCAGGGCTTAAGGAAGCCATGAATGCAAAACGGCCGGAGGAAGCAGAGGGGCAGGAAAAGGAAACTTTTATAGAACTGGTCAATGTCAGCAGCCCCGGAACGGTTAAGGGGTTTGAGCTTCAAGTAAAAATGGGAGAGGTTCTGGGCTTTTCCGGGCTCTTAGGCTCCGGGCGTTCGGAGACAGCCAAGGTTTTATTCGGAATAGATCCCGTAAGCGAAGGAGAAGTAAAGGTGAAAAATGAGATGGCTCACCTCCATTCTCCCTTAGACGCAATTCGACACGGAATCGCTTTTTGCCCGGAAAACCGGAAGACAGAGGGAATTATCGGAGAGCTTTCCATCTGGGAAAATATCATTCTTGCCCTTCAGGTGAAACGGGGGATCTTCCATAAGATTTCAAGGAAAGAAGCGGAGGAGCTTTCGAAGGAGTATATTGAAAAGCTTCAGATCAAAACACCGGGCACAGAGCAGTTAATTAAGAATTTAAGCGGAGGAAACCAGCAAAAAGTAATACTTGCCAGATGGCTTGCCACGGATCCGGAATTTCTGATGCTTGATGAACCGACCAGGGGAATCGATATCGGGACCAAGGCGGAGATACAGAAAATAGTCATGGATCTTGCAGGAAGAGGGATGGCGGTGCTCTTCATATCATCGGAGATTGATGAGATGCTCCGCTGCTGCACCAGGATGATTGTGCTTCGTGATATGAAGCAGGTAGGTGAGCTAAACGGAAAAGAAATATCGGAAGAAGCAATTATGCACATTATGGCCGGAGGTGAAGTGTCATGA
- a CDS encoding ABC transporter permease subunit, which yields MEQTGKSKKVQINNISLVITVVLFVLMFLFGSVKYNNFLSLSTFLNLFNDNAYLMIAAIGATFVLISGGIDISIASTIAFTGVGSAYLLERGVPSFLVILLMLLAGIIVGCTQGALIHYFKLQPFIVTLAGQFLMRGLCVVISERSIPISDPFFKTMALGKVAVHMGEAKAWNGKIYYYVFILLIVFAAAVYTLRYTKFGRCLYALGGGETSASLMGLNVARTKIAAYGISSFCAALGGIVFSFYTLAGFGLQNLGLELDALSSAVIGGTLLTGGVGTVAGTVVGVMIEGIIQTIVTYQNLNTWWTKVTIAALLCFFIVIQRIIAIRTEKSKGKNE from the coding sequence ATGGAGCAGACGGGAAAAAGTAAAAAGGTTCAGATCAATAATATTTCACTGGTTATCACCGTTGTGCTGTTTGTCCTGATGTTTCTGTTTGGTTCTGTAAAGTACAATAACTTTTTATCTTTATCAACCTTTTTAAACCTCTTTAATGACAACGCATACTTAATGATAGCGGCAATCGGAGCTACCTTTGTGCTAATAAGCGGAGGGATCGATATCTCCATTGCCTCTACCATTGCATTTACCGGTGTAGGCTCTGCGTACCTGCTGGAACGGGGAGTTCCGTCATTTCTGGTGATCCTTCTGATGCTTCTTGCGGGAATCATCGTAGGCTGTACCCAAGGGGCTTTGATTCATTATTTTAAGCTTCAGCCGTTCATTGTGACTTTGGCAGGCCAGTTTTTAATGCGGGGGCTTTGCGTTGTAATCAGTGAACGCTCCATTCCCATCAGTGATCCGTTTTTTAAGACCATGGCTCTTGGTAAGGTGGCGGTTCACATGGGAGAAGCAAAAGCGTGGAACGGGAAAATTTATTACTATGTATTTATCCTTTTGATTGTTTTTGCGGCTGCAGTCTATACCCTGAGATATACAAAGTTTGGCAGGTGTTTATACGCACTGGGAGGCGGCGAAACGTCCGCAAGCCTCATGGGATTAAATGTTGCAAGAACGAAAATTGCGGCATACGGAATCAGCAGCTTTTGCGCCGCTCTCGGAGGAATCGTGTTCAGTTTTTATACTCTGGCTGGATTCGGGCTCCAAAATCTGGGTCTTGAACTGGATGCACTTTCATCCGCTGTAATCGGCGGGACCCTGCTGACCGGAGGCGTAGGAACTGTAGCGGGTACGGTAGTCGGAGTCATGATAGAGGGGATTATCCAGACAATCGTTACCTATCAGAATTTAAATACCTGGTGGACGAAAGTTACCATTGCGGCGCTTCTTTGTTTCTTTATCGTAATCCAGAGAATCATTGCGATCCGCACAGAAAAATCAAAAGGGAAGAACGAATAA
- a CDS encoding sensor domain-containing diguanylate cyclase has protein sequence MNGETFLDRIPCGILKLKIDEDLTILYSNQAIKALFQEPASLQDMVCESEYPELLAEIHSHLTGEAARFELEFKAKIQKNCIWCSLQLNYIPEEELLYCAISDITCMKKFQEHLRIREEQYRLASRHSGCLVSIYDIPSRTLSPSPEFSRTFPFPYTQPLSPEFLIENGIVHKESVTDFLEFYDNMEKGIPEGKCITRLKICSGDYHWFSSQYSLVCTEEQKPLRGIISYQDITDQYEKELAYQKWMEYMREQKKDCIGYYEYNLKFDLFEEIIGEMTQTMPDYVSNSFSSIMTYIAENHIFEEDREMFLKFFNKNQLLYHYYRGNRSLRLEHRRIRPDSTVYWGLGMVQIVSDPYTDTIKAFILIKDIDASKREALNLQELSKQDSLTGLLNRATAIHAIRNTLKNSQGHHILIMLDIDRFKQLNDNYGHQFGDKALHRAASRLKSALRRDDIFGRLGGDEFIILLKDVAYSMDLYARLENLCSLIGSALEPEAHISGSLGTAAYPEDGTIFEELYEKADIALYHAKKHGRSQYAVYEPGMSMAKL, from the coding sequence ATGAACGGAGAAACTTTTTTAGACCGCATTCCTTGCGGCATACTGAAGCTTAAAATTGATGAAGATCTTACCATTCTTTACTCCAATCAGGCGATTAAAGCATTATTTCAAGAGCCTGCTTCGCTTCAGGACATGGTGTGTGAATCAGAATATCCGGAGCTGCTGGCGGAAATTCACAGCCACCTGACAGGCGAAGCCGCCCGTTTTGAACTGGAATTCAAAGCAAAAATACAAAAAAACTGCATCTGGTGTTCCTTACAATTGAATTATATCCCTGAGGAGGAACTATTGTACTGTGCAATCTCCGATATCACATGTATGAAAAAATTCCAGGAACACTTACGGATCCGTGAAGAACAATACCGGCTGGCAAGCCGGCATTCCGGCTGCCTTGTAAGCATCTATGACATCCCTTCCAGAACCCTTTCCCCCTCGCCTGAATTTTCCAGAACTTTCCCTTTTCCCTACACCCAGCCGCTCTCCCCAGAATTCCTTATCGAAAACGGCATTGTGCACAAGGAAAGCGTCACCGATTTTCTGGAATTTTATGATAACATGGAAAAGGGGATACCCGAGGGAAAATGCATCACACGCTTAAAAATATGTTCCGGAGATTATCATTGGTTTTCTTCGCAATACTCACTGGTGTGTACTGAGGAGCAAAAACCTCTCAGGGGAATCATATCCTACCAGGATATTACGGATCAATATGAAAAAGAACTGGCTTATCAAAAGTGGATGGAATACATGCGTGAACAGAAAAAGGACTGTATCGGCTATTACGAATATAATTTAAAATTCGATTTATTTGAAGAAATCATTGGAGAAATGACTCAGACCATGCCGGATTATGTTTCTAATTCTTTTTCCAGCATTATGACCTACATAGCAGAGAATCACATTTTTGAAGAAGACCGGGAGATGTTTCTAAAATTCTTCAATAAAAATCAATTGCTCTACCACTACTATCGGGGGAACCGGTCCTTACGGCTGGAACACCGGCGTATACGCCCTGATTCCACCGTCTACTGGGGGCTTGGCATGGTGCAGATTGTTTCCGATCCTTATACCGATACGATCAAGGCATTTATTCTTATTAAGGATATTGATGCATCCAAACGGGAGGCCTTAAATCTTCAGGAGCTTTCCAAACAGGATTCCCTGACCGGTTTGCTAAACAGAGCAACTGCCATACATGCAATCCGCAATACATTAAAAAACAGCCAGGGGCATCACATCCTTATTATGCTGGATATTGACCGTTTCAAGCAACTGAATGATAATTACGGCCATCAGTTTGGGGATAAGGCCCTCCACCGTGCCGCTTCAAGACTTAAATCCGCTTTAAGGCGTGATGACATCTTCGGACGGCTGGGAGGCGATGAGTTCATCATATTATTAAAAGATGTGGCTTACAGCATGGATTTGTACGCTCGTCTGGAAAATTTATGCAGTCTCATTGGCAGCGCTCTGGAACCGGAAGCACATATTTCCGGCAGTCTGGGAACAGCCGCCTATCCGGAAGATGGAACTATATTTGAGGAATTATATGAAAAGGCCGACATTGCTCTTTATCACGCAAAGAAACACGGCCGCAGCCAGTATGCGGTTTATGAACCTGGCATGAGCATGGCAAAATTATAA
- a CDS encoding ABC transporter permease → MREIWNRLTGKQYFRPLIIFMIILLFNGIVSKGEFFTLSIVDGHLYGRIIDIVRNGSKLMILAGGMTMILATGGTDISVGSIMAISGAIACSIVNGNIFPSFHGNVAAAIIIAILAGTVSGIWNGFLVAKIKIQPIVATMILMVAGRGIAQLITRGKIVTITSEAYYFINGGYILGMPFPLFIVLFLVGFLVLFTGRTAFGLFLESVGCNPTASKYVGIKVDRMLLAIYTISGAFAAVAGLIESAGIKGADCNNAGLGIEMDAILAVAIGGTNLMGGRFSIPASVIGALIVQSITTTVLALGVPAAYIRVLKALLIIIICLSQSKQFKDLVIKCKMINRKVVGN, encoded by the coding sequence ATGAGAGAAATCTGGAATCGTTTGACAGGAAAACAGTATTTCCGCCCCCTCATCATTTTTATGATAATTCTGCTCTTTAACGGTATTGTAAGCAAGGGAGAATTTTTTACACTTTCCATTGTGGATGGGCACTTATACGGACGTATTATTGATATTGTAAGAAATGGGAGCAAGCTCATGATACTGGCTGGCGGCATGACTATGATACTGGCAACGGGCGGAACCGATATTTCCGTAGGCTCTATTATGGCGATCAGCGGAGCCATTGCCTGCAGCATTGTAAACGGGAATATTTTTCCGTCATTCCATGGCAATGTTGCCGCAGCGATTATTATCGCGATCCTTGCAGGAACGGTCAGCGGCATCTGGAATGGCTTTTTAGTGGCTAAAATAAAGATTCAGCCAATTGTAGCCACCATGATTTTAATGGTGGCGGGCAGGGGAATCGCACAGCTGATTACCAGGGGAAAAATCGTTACGATTACTTCGGAAGCCTATTATTTTATCAATGGAGGCTATATTCTCGGTATGCCTTTCCCCTTGTTTATTGTACTTTTTCTGGTGGGTTTTCTGGTACTATTTACAGGAAGAACAGCCTTTGGCCTGTTTTTGGAATCCGTGGGCTGCAATCCGACTGCCTCAAAGTACGTGGGCATTAAGGTTGACCGGATGCTGCTGGCAATCTATACAATTTCCGGAGCCTTTGCTGCGGTGGCCGGTTTAATTGAAAGTGCTGGGATTAAAGGTGCGGACTGCAACAATGCGGGGCTGGGGATTGAAATGGATGCCATTCTTGCCGTAGCAATAGGAGGAACCAACTTAATGGGCGGGCGTTTTTCCATTCCAGCCAGCGTCATAGGAGCATTGATCGTACAGAGCATCACAACAACAGTACTGGCACTGGGAGTTCCGGCGGCTTATATCCGTGTGTTAAAGGCATTGTTGATTATTATCATCTGTCTGTCGCAGTCAAAGCAGTTTAAGGATCTGGTCATTAAGTGCAAAATGATAAACAGAAAGGTGGTTGGTAACTGA